The Anoxybacillus amylolyticus DNA segment ATGATTGAAAAACTATACGAACGTTTAGAAGCGTATTACGACGAAATGGTGGCCATTCGCCGTTATTTACATCAACATCCAGAACTGTCGTTTCAAGAATATAATACCGCGAAATATATCGTGGACTATTATAAGACGTTAGGGGTTTCAGTGCGGGAACGTGTCGGTGGAAACGGAGTTGTCGCTAAAATTGTTGGAGCCAGCCCAGGCAAAACAGTTGCCTTGCGCGCTGATTTTGATGCGCTTCCAATCCAAGATGAGAAAGATGTTCCTTATAAATCAACCGTTCCAGGTGTCATGCATGCATGCGGGCACGACGGCCATACGGCGACGTTGCTTGTTCTAGCAAAAGCGTTTTATGACATAAAAGACGAACTTTCTGGAACGGTGGTGTTTATCCATCAGCATGCAGAAGAATACGCGCCAGGCGGAGCGATAGGGATGATTGAAGACGGTTGCCTCGATGACGTAGATGTCATTTTTGGTACCCACTTATGGGCAACCGAGCCGACCGGAACGATTCAATATCGAACAGGCCCGATCATGGCAGCGGCCGATCGGTTTGAAATTAAGATTCAAGGGAAGGGGGGGCATGGAGCGCAGCCGCATAAAACGAAAGATGCTATCGTTGTAGCTGCACAGCTTGTGTTAGCACTGCAGCAGATTGTCAGTCGCCGTGTCAATCCGTTGCAACCGGCCGTTTTATCTATTGGTTCGTTTATCGCGGATAATGCATTTAACGTCATTGCGGACACGGCAAAACTTGTTGGAACGGTGCGCACGTTTGACGAAGCATTGCGTGATGAAATCGCCCAAGAAATCGAGAAAATCACAACCGGCATTTGCTTAGCGGCGGATTGTTCATATGAATATACGTATACAAAAGGCTACCCACCGGTTGTCAACCATTCCGAAGAAACGAATTTTATCGTTGACATAGCGAAACAACTTCCAGAAGTGACTACTATAGAAGAAACAGAGCCGCATATGGGAGGAGAAGATTTCGCTTATTATTTACAAAACGTGAAAGGTTCTTTTTTCTTTACAGGAGCAAAAGCAGCAAACATCACAAGTCCGTACCCACATCATCATCCGAAATTTGATTTCGATGAAAAAGCGATGCTGATTGCGGCAAAATTGCTCGGTACAGCTGCCCTTCAATATTTGAAAAAATAAATCGTCAATTTTTTGACAGTTTACCACGTTCGCTATACATTAAAATAAGAAACTTGTATAGTTGTTATTGTACCCCACTTGGCTTGTGGCCAAGTTTTCTTAATGTCATTGGCAGAAAGGCGGAGGAAGAAAATGAAACGTTCATTTAATGATACATTTTTACGTGCTTGCCGCGGAGAAAAAACGGAGTACGTTCCGGTCTGGTATATGCGGCAAGCAGGACGGTCGCAGCCAGAGTATCGCGCGTTAAAAGAAAAATATTCCCTGTTTGAAATCAC contains these protein-coding regions:
- a CDS encoding M20 family metallopeptidase produces the protein MIEKLYERLEAYYDEMVAIRRYLHQHPELSFQEYNTAKYIVDYYKTLGVSVRERVGGNGVVAKIVGASPGKTVALRADFDALPIQDEKDVPYKSTVPGVMHACGHDGHTATLLVLAKAFYDIKDELSGTVVFIHQHAEEYAPGGAIGMIEDGCLDDVDVIFGTHLWATEPTGTIQYRTGPIMAAADRFEIKIQGKGGHGAQPHKTKDAIVVAAQLVLALQQIVSRRVNPLQPAVLSIGSFIADNAFNVIADTAKLVGTVRTFDEALRDEIAQEIEKITTGICLAADCSYEYTYTKGYPPVVNHSEETNFIVDIAKQLPEVTTIEETEPHMGGEDFAYYLQNVKGSFFFTGAKAANITSPYPHHHPKFDFDEKAMLIAAKLLGTAALQYLKK